Part of the Labeo rohita strain BAU-BD-2019 unplaced genomic scaffold, IGBB_LRoh.1.0 scaffold_440, whole genome shotgun sequence genome is shown below.
TTCTGTCAGATCTAAATGAGATGATCAAGGAAGCtagagcattttattttattaacctgATATCTTCAAAAGGAATCATAAAACTCTGTTTGAGACTTTTAACAACATTGTTTCTCCTGCTACATCTCTTGTTGCTACATCTCATTGCACCATCAGCAAGCCCCCTTATAGTTACCCAACCAAGACTTTCAATTCTGTTAAAATTGAGGTGACCTACTACATacacattgcattacattatatttgcCCTCCACAATTAAGGccttattacattacattacattacatttagcaCAGGTCAATgtaagcaatcaaaatcaataaaggagttatatatatatacatacatacatatatatatatatatatatatatatacacatacatacatatatatatatatatatataattagaattagaatataaagatggaagagatgtgtttttagcCTATTGTTGAAGATGGCTAAGGACTCAGCTTTTCGATTAGAGTTGGGCAGGTCATTCCACCAGGAGGGTACATTTATTGTGAAAATCCgtaaaaagtgattttgtgcctctttgggaTGGCACAATAATGCTCCGTTCACTTGCAGAATGCAAAATTCTAGAGAACACATAAGTCCAAAGTAATGAACTTAGGTAGAGGGGTGCAGAGCCAGTGTTCCCTTATCCAcactaatatatttttgtttgaaaacacatttttttcctctctgttTTGGCCTTCCGTCCACACTGAGACTGCCTTTTTTGTCAAGGAAAACAAAGCTTTTTGTGAAAATGGAGACTTTTTAAAACTACGAcacatgtttagtcatgtgacacaTATTGTACCAATAGATATCTATGTTTTGTACCAGTATTGTACCTGTTATGTTctattcactttcacactgTTGCTACATGTTATTTTGCTCACTTTTCATATCACAGTCCtgcaaagatgacagaaaattcACTCGTGATTGCAGTTTGTGCTATTTGTggggtctgttttttttttttctcatgcatGAGTATGAGctaatataacatattatatggGCGATGAAAGCATGATGaatcaattataaaacaaaacaccacaTTTTACAAACGAGACTTGAACATAACAATATGTATTAAATGACTTACATTGCTCTTTTGGAGGTTTTGATGACTGCTGATAGTCTAATGAGACACTTGTCTGATTTCTTGAATTTCTGAAGCTCAAActcctccagctcctcctcTGATGTCAACAACACAAAAGCCAAAGCAGACCACTGTGCAGGTGAAAGATCAACAGATGAGAGACTTCCTTCATTAAGGTGGGTCTGAATCTCTTCCACCAGAGTTTGGTcattcagttcattcagacaatagaacagattgatggatctcTCTGGAGACAGATTAGCTTCAAATTTCTGCTTAATGTACTGAACTATTTCATTTTTGCTCTGGTCATTGTCATCTTGCTGTGTCAACAGACCTCGTAAGAGTCGACGATTGCACTGGAGTGACAGACCGATAAGAAAACGAAGGAAAAGGTCCAGATGTCCATTGTCACTCTCAAGTGCCTTGTCCACTGCAGTCTTGAGCAAATCAATCATggcttcatttttgttttttcgttCTGTTATGTCTTTTTTGGAGAGGAAAGAATGTTCAAAGAAGTGAAGGAAAGGGAGGAGGTATCTATTGCCACTCGCAAGTGTCTTGTCCACTGCAGTCttggtttcatttttgtttacctGTTCTTTAGGctcatgaacaaaaacaattttcttGTTAATGTCTAGAAACATATGTGCATAAAGGGCTGCAATAAACTCTTGAATGCTCAAGTGAACAAAGCAGTACATGGTACCAAGAATGATCCCTGTTTCCTCCTTAAAGATCTGGGTACACATGCCTGAATACACTGATGCCTTATAGACATCAATACCACAGTCTTCTAGATCTGTGTCATAGAAGATCAGGTTGTTTCTTTCTAGCTGATGAAATGCCAGTTTTCCCAGTGAAAGAATGAAATCCTTATCCCAGGAAACATCTGGTGTGTATTCTCCACCATACTTTTGGCGACTCTGCTGGATTTGAAATCGGAgaaagtgtgtgtacatttgagtCAGAGTCTTAGGAGTGTCTTTAGTATTTGATTCCTCTAGTGTTTTAGAGGCATCATCAACCTGATTGTTTTTcacaacattatttcttttctCCTCCAAAATATTCTGGAGAACAGTGGCTGAAATCCAGCAGAAgactgggatgtggcacatgataaAGAGACTCTTTGATTCTTTAACATGATTAATGATTTCTCTGGCCTGATTCTcatctgtgaatctttttttgaaaTACTCCTCCTTTTGTGCATCATTGAATCCTCGTATCTCTGTCAGCCGGTCAATGCAGTCAGAAGGAATCTTACTGGCAGCTGCTGGTCTggtggtgatccagatgagagcagaaggAAACAGATTTCCCTTGATGAGGTTTGTCAGGAGAATATCCAGAGAGGTTGGTGATGATACATCACGCCATGTCTCATTATCCTTAAAGTTTACAGGGAGTCGACATTCATCCAAACCATCAAGGATGAACAAGACTTTGAATTGATTTCTTCTTGTAAGGTTCAGTCCTTTTGTCTCAGGGAAAAACTGAGTTATTAGGTCCATCAAACTTAGTTGTTCTTGCTCCTTTAAGTTCATCTCTCTAAATGGAAGAGGAAATACAAAGCTGATATCctgattttcttttccttcGGCCCAATCCAGAACAAACTTTTGCACAGAGACTGATTTCCCGATGCCAGCAACTCCTTTTGTCAGTACAGTTCTAATCTCCTTGTCTTGTTCAGGAGCTTCAAACATCTTTGTGCACTCAATTTGTATCTCTTGTGATTCATGATGTCTGGAAAAAACTTCAATCTGTCTTACCTCATGTTCAGTATTGATCTGTTCACTACAACCCTGAGTGATATAGAGATCTGTGTAGATGTTATTCAGAAGTGTAGAGTCACCTTGCTTTGCAATTCCTTCAAACACACATTGATACTTTTTCTTTAGGCTACATTTAAGATGATGAATGAAGATTAGCTCATCTAAATACAGGgacaaaacagatttgtttaAGCATTTTAGTTGTAGTATCAGTATCCTCTAATACATTTATAAGTAACAATATGACAGATAATCAAGGGTTTCTTACCTTCTAGAGTATCAGCAGCTTCATCTTGTTTCATCTCTCTCAGGAAGTAAAGTGCAAGATCAAGAGCTGCGTCTTTGATACTGCATCTACTCTCATTAAAATCCTTCACACATTTTTGGATGTcttctttttgtaatattttcttaaacttATTCAGCTCATTCTTCAGAAATCTGATTATTTCGCTCTCGAGgtccttaaaaaacaaaaaacaaaaccagattttctttttacattttatgggAAACCTAAATGGTCAAGATGAATCACATATCAAGTTTCTATTGAATATTTTTGCAAGTGTTGTTCAGCAACctatttgtttgttataaatataaactttttttatatataaactgttACCTGGAAGATCCCTAGGAGACTGAATTT
Proteins encoded:
- the LOC127160727 gene encoding NACHT, LRR and PYD domains-containing protein 12-like produces the protein MSEERGKDSQFEMSLSEKQSLRSGSKSSSVSVKSDWSKEGAMLNFSEKETSTERTLLDADVQTQKNYKKFSLLGIFQDLESEIIRFLKNELNKFKKILQKEDIQKCVKDFNESRCSIKDAALDLALYFLREMKQDEAADTLEDELIFIHHLKCSLKKKYQCVFEGIAKQGDSTLLNNIYTDLYITQGCSEQINTEHEVRQIEVFSRHHESQEIQIECTKMFEAPEQDKEIRTVLTKGVAGIGKSVSVQKFVLDWAEGKENQDISFVFPLPFREMNLKEQEQLSLMDLITQFFPETKGLNLTRRNQFKVLFILDGLDECRLPVNFKDNETWRDVSSPTSLDILLTNLIKGNLFPSALIWITTRPAAASKIPSDCIDRLTEIRGFNDAQKEEYFKKRFTDENQAREIINHVKESKSLFIMCHIPVFCWISATVLQNILEEKRNNVVKNNQVDDASKTLEESNTKDTPKTLTQMYTHFLRFQIQQSRQKYGGEYTPDVSWDKDFILSLGKLAFHQLERNNLIFYDTDLEDCGIDVYKASVYSGMCTQIFKEETGIILGTMYCFVHLSIQEFIAALYAHMFLDINKKIVFVQERKNKNEAMIDLLKTAVDKALESDNGHLDLFLRFLIGLSLQCNRRLLRGLLTQQDDNDQSKNEIVQYIKQKFEANLSPERSINLFYCLNELNDQTLVEEIQTHLNEGSLSSVDLSPAQWSALAFVLLTSEEELEEFELQKFKKSDKCLIRLSAVIKTSKRAMLNDCNLTDKSCSVLATVLGSETNMKELNMNNNNLQDSGVKLLCTGLKNIECKLEILRLSKCDLSKESCSSLASVLTSDSSSLKDLDLSKNNLQDSGIKLLSDGLKENCRLEKLRLSECSITEEGYKALASALRSNPSHLIELDLTGNDPGQSGVKELSYLLQDPNCQLRTLRFLGPAADEGCKYVAGIVGKNPLLLTELNLSECELGDTRVNQIAALLQDKHCQLNRLKLSDCSIIEEGYKALVSALRSNPSHLIELDLTGNDPGQSGVKELNDLLQDPNCQLKTLRLSDCSITEKGYKALASALRSNPSHLIELDLTGNDPGQSRVKELNDLLQDPNCQLKTLSLRGCRITEKQCLILTSALKSNPSHLRELDLSMNQMKHTGVNQLCDVLKDSHCKLERMRLRYCEMTGEGCSTVTSALKSNPSHLRELVLSGNNLGDSGVKNLSDLLMNPQCKLERLDLCGCSVTEKQCLILTSALKSNPSHLRELDFSVNQIKNTGVNHLCEVLKDSHCKLERLSLYDCGITDVSSLTQSLTNTKALQFLKELNLKHNMIGDSKQQITDVLRDSNCKLKVDRDQAPKITKR